The following proteins are co-located in the Mycolicibacterium goodii genome:
- a CDS encoding fumarylacetoacetate hydrolase family protein, which produces MKIASIGGRLSLVTGSGVAVDVHKSSGGRFGADPQSVYERWDEFTTWAATADLSDHVEFAETDLGAPVPAPRQVFAIGLNYRDHADESGFTVPEAPTVFTKFATSLSGPVSTVTLPDGGNTDWEVEVVVVIGRTASRVRESEAWHYVAGLTVGQDLSERKAQFVGPVPQFSLGKSFPGFSPTGPWVVTLDELPDPSDLELGCTLNGEQMQLGRTRDLVFSIPTLIAYLTTIVTLLPGDLIFTGTPSGVGIGRDPKLFLQHGDKLVSWVEGIGTLTQNFVHA; this is translated from the coding sequence ATGAAAATCGCCAGCATCGGCGGCCGGCTGTCGCTCGTCACGGGATCGGGCGTCGCCGTGGACGTTCACAAATCCAGCGGGGGGCGTTTCGGAGCGGACCCACAGTCCGTCTACGAGCGCTGGGACGAATTCACCACCTGGGCCGCAACCGCCGATCTCTCCGACCACGTCGAGTTCGCCGAAACCGATCTCGGTGCACCGGTTCCCGCTCCGCGCCAGGTCTTTGCGATCGGCCTCAACTATCGCGATCACGCCGACGAGTCCGGATTCACCGTGCCCGAGGCGCCCACCGTGTTCACCAAGTTCGCCACCTCGCTGAGCGGACCGGTCTCCACCGTGACACTTCCCGACGGCGGCAACACCGACTGGGAGGTCGAGGTCGTCGTCGTCATCGGCCGGACGGCATCACGGGTGCGCGAATCCGAGGCGTGGCACTATGTGGCGGGACTGACTGTGGGACAGGACCTGTCGGAGCGCAAGGCCCAGTTCGTGGGACCGGTCCCCCAGTTCAGCCTGGGCAAGTCGTTTCCGGGCTTCTCGCCGACCGGACCTTGGGTCGTCACCTTGGACGAACTTCCCGATCCCTCCGACCTGGAACTGGGCTGCACCCTCAACGGTGAGCAGATGCAGCTCGGCCGTACCCGTGATCTGGTGTTCTCGATCCCCACCCTCATCGCCTACCTCACGACGATCGTCACTCTGCTGCCCGGAGACCTGATCTTCACGGGAACCCCTTCCGGTGTCGGAATCGGCCGTGATCCAAAGCTTTTCCTCCAACACGGCGACAAGTTGGTGAGCTGGGTGGAGGGAATCGGGACGCTGACCCAGAACTTCGTCCACGCCTGA
- a CDS encoding alpha/beta fold hydrolase, with translation MTDLFLGFDSAAIEVNGTTLFARIGGPVTGSPVVLLHGFPQSHLCWHKVAPSLTEQFRVVCLDLKGYGQSEVGEPDPDHLAYSKQTMAAEVVSFMAALGHERFAVVGHDRGALVAYRMALDTPDAVRALVVMDNYPAVAIWDRMATDPEFTPHWRTFADEGAGAEAAMAPHLLEKLAAAHTASGDAAVLGKQAMAAYRRDWSDPRRIRAYCEDYRAGARIDLEADRAALAAGKTITAPSLVIWGEAFLGRADESPVEVWRRTFVPGITGVEVPGGHFNAEESPAETAAALTSFLSEHC, from the coding sequence ATGACCGATCTCTTTCTCGGATTCGACTCCGCCGCTATCGAAGTGAACGGCACCACGTTGTTCGCCCGCATCGGGGGACCGGTTACCGGGTCGCCGGTGGTGCTGCTGCACGGCTTCCCGCAGTCACACCTGTGTTGGCACAAGGTTGCACCGTCGCTCACCGAACAGTTCCGCGTCGTATGCCTGGACCTGAAGGGCTATGGACAATCCGAGGTCGGCGAGCCGGATCCCGACCATCTGGCGTACTCGAAGCAGACCATGGCCGCCGAGGTCGTGAGTTTCATGGCCGCGCTCGGACATGAGCGATTCGCGGTCGTCGGCCACGACCGCGGAGCGCTGGTGGCCTACCGGATGGCCCTCGACACGCCGGATGCGGTGAGGGCACTTGTGGTGATGGACAATTACCCCGCCGTCGCGATCTGGGACCGGATGGCGACCGATCCCGAATTCACCCCGCACTGGCGCACGTTCGCCGACGAAGGTGCGGGAGCCGAAGCGGCGATGGCGCCGCATCTGCTTGAGAAACTCGCTGCCGCGCACACCGCATCAGGAGACGCTGCGGTACTCGGGAAGCAGGCCATGGCGGCCTATCGGCGGGACTGGAGCGATCCTCGCCGAATCCGCGCGTACTGCGAGGATTACCGGGCCGGCGCCCGCATCGATCTCGAAGCCGACCGGGCCGCACTCGCGGCCGGAAAGACCATCACTGCTCCGTCTCTGGTCATCTGGGGCGAAGCGTTCCTGGGCCGCGCCGACGAGTCGCCGGTCGAGGTGTGGCGACGTACCTTCGTTCCCGGGATCACCGGCGTAGAGGTACCAGGTGGGCACTTCAACGCCGAGGAGAGTCCCGCCGAAACCGCTGCCGCGCTGACGAGCTTCCTCTCGGAGCACTGCTGA
- a CDS encoding cupin domain-containing protein, whose protein sequence is MESVPEHLGTATTKYMIPKEAQEQETTGTYMALAGVFQVQAGQKLKAHHHPTHEYWFVIEGRGVMQVADEARVIEVGDLIYTPPNTPHQVIADASGNFRAFVYALGYPGQGSQHIDVELPAVPLPE, encoded by the coding sequence ATGGAATCAGTGCCGGAACATCTCGGCACCGCCACCACCAAGTACATGATCCCGAAAGAGGCCCAGGAGCAAGAGACCACGGGCACCTACATGGCCCTGGCCGGCGTGTTCCAGGTGCAAGCGGGTCAGAAGCTCAAGGCCCACCACCATCCGACTCACGAGTACTGGTTCGTCATCGAGGGCCGTGGCGTGATGCAGGTGGCCGACGAGGCGCGCGTGATCGAGGTGGGCGACCTGATCTACACACCGCCGAACACACCGCACCAGGTGATCGCGGACGCCTCGGGGAACTTCCGGGCCTTCGTCTACGCGCTCGGCTACCCCGGACAGGGCTCGCAACACATCGACGTGGAACTTCCGGCGGTACCCCTGCCGGAATAG
- a CDS encoding ketopantoate reductase family protein: MSGEKIAVLGSGANGASVGADLTRAGLDVTLIEQWPEHVEAMRRNGIEVRMPHTTETTDVRAFNLCDVATFRHAFDIVLVMVKAYDTRWACELIKPVLADEGVVVGVQNGMTVDPMIEVLGADRVLGCVIEVASNMFEPGIVNRDTTRERSWFAVGGVTEAAHQRAEAIAEILRNSGQVEVSDDIRSSKWMKLIANCTELVTSAILDMTVMDAAKVPGMYELMIEAGNEATRTAIALGHQLRPIIGMAEADITAPERFAAALFDIVHDVYSTPTQLTTVLQDWHKGRRSEVNEINGHVVREQARLGGRAPVNEAVVQIASRIESGDLTAGPDVADLLMSSAARLRARSR, translated from the coding sequence TTGAGCGGCGAAAAGATCGCGGTGCTCGGCAGCGGTGCGAACGGAGCGTCGGTAGGAGCCGACCTGACCCGTGCCGGCCTCGACGTAACCCTCATCGAACAGTGGCCCGAGCACGTCGAGGCGATGCGCCGCAACGGGATCGAAGTGCGTATGCCGCATACCACCGAGACCACCGATGTACGCGCCTTCAACCTCTGTGACGTCGCCACATTCCGGCATGCCTTCGACATCGTCCTGGTGATGGTGAAGGCTTATGACACCCGGTGGGCGTGCGAACTGATCAAGCCCGTCCTCGCCGACGAGGGCGTCGTCGTCGGTGTCCAGAACGGTATGACAGTCGATCCGATGATCGAGGTCCTCGGGGCCGATCGGGTGCTCGGGTGTGTCATCGAAGTTGCCTCGAACATGTTCGAACCCGGGATCGTCAACCGCGACACCACCCGAGAACGCTCCTGGTTCGCCGTCGGTGGCGTCACCGAGGCCGCTCACCAGCGCGCCGAGGCGATTGCCGAAATCCTCAGGAACTCCGGACAAGTCGAGGTGTCCGACGACATCCGGTCTTCGAAGTGGATGAAACTGATCGCCAACTGCACCGAACTGGTCACCTCGGCGATTCTCGACATGACCGTGATGGACGCCGCCAAGGTGCCCGGTATGTACGAATTGATGATCGAGGCGGGCAACGAAGCCACCCGCACCGCGATTGCGCTCGGTCACCAGCTCCGGCCGATCATCGGTATGGCCGAGGCGGACATCACCGCGCCCGAACGCTTCGCGGCGGCCCTGTTCGACATCGTTCACGATGTCTACTCCACGCCAACACAATTGACCACGGTGCTGCAGGATTGGCACAAGGGTCGCCGCAGTGAGGTGAACGAGATCAACGGGCACGTCGTCCGGGAGCAAGCCCGGCTCGGCGGTCGGGCGCCGGTCAACGAAGCGGTGGTGCAGATCGCGTCACGGATCGAATCGGGTGACCTCACCGC
- a CDS encoding VOC family protein, with amino-acid sequence MSLHRLAAVVIGVPNVDETRDYYQEFGLSPDTEGWLQTTDGGRQLRIVSAPTRRLIEMVVAVDDQDDLERAARNLQRLGIEHTLADRSLTAVDVPTGITVTLHTAARMTQRARPATPYNGPGRVERSGRAPGIQRTGQVQPRRLGHAVAGTVDLAASMSFFVDGIGFRASDFIKDKGAFLRCSSDHHNLLILDAPVSYLHHTSWQVDDIDDIGRGAQRMLEDHPERHVWGLGRHHAGSNFFWYLKDPAGNFSEYFSDMDCVTEDQLWTPEVLDGARGLFNWGPPPPPSFINPEDLAELMAGSHATAT; translated from the coding sequence ATGTCACTGCATCGACTCGCAGCCGTCGTCATCGGGGTACCCAACGTCGATGAAACACGGGACTATTACCAGGAATTCGGACTTTCTCCGGACACGGAGGGATGGTTACAAACCACGGACGGCGGCAGGCAACTTCGCATCGTCAGCGCCCCGACCCGGCGGCTGATCGAAATGGTTGTCGCCGTGGACGATCAGGACGATCTCGAACGCGCTGCCCGCAATCTGCAACGACTTGGCATCGAGCACACGCTTGCCGACCGATCGCTGACGGCGGTGGACGTGCCGACCGGAATCACCGTGACACTGCACACCGCCGCCAGGATGACCCAGCGTGCGCGGCCTGCGACGCCCTACAACGGTCCGGGCCGAGTGGAGCGCAGCGGTCGCGCGCCCGGTATCCAACGAACCGGCCAGGTACAACCTCGACGCCTCGGCCATGCCGTCGCGGGTACCGTCGATCTGGCCGCCTCCATGAGCTTCTTCGTCGACGGCATCGGGTTCCGCGCCAGCGACTTCATCAAGGACAAAGGCGCATTCCTGCGTTGCTCCTCCGACCACCACAATCTGCTCATCCTCGACGCCCCGGTCAGCTACCTGCACCACACCTCATGGCAGGTCGACGACATCGACGACATCGGTCGAGGAGCCCAACGAATGTTGGAAGACCATCCGGAGCGCCATGTCTGGGGCCTCGGTCGGCATCACGCAGGCAGCAACTTCTTCTGGTACCTCAAAGACCCGGCCGGCAATTTCAGCGAGTACTTCTCGGACATGGACTGCGTGACCGAAGATCAACTCTGGACCCCCGAGGTCCTCGATGGCGCCCGCGGGTTGTTCAACTGGGGGCCGCCACCGCCGCCGTCGTTCATCAATCCAGAAGATCTTGCCGAACTGATGGCCGGCTCGCACGCGACCGCCACATGA
- a CDS encoding GntR family transcriptional regulator produces the protein MAGKQTRQQVTYENLRADILSGRREPGQKLPFAELCESYGASVGMIREALTRLVGEGLVQSVPQAGFTVTPLSRSDLLWLTDARCEIETLTLRRAIRDGDVAWESAILAIHHQLDRCPMLDPDDPQRFSERWAQLHAEFHETLLAGCANPRLRQTASEMRAAAELYRRWSLPLGHSSDRDIAQEHRDIVDATLKRDTDEAVTLLCRHISRTTEDLLSTDRSIAD, from the coding sequence ATGGCCGGTAAGCAGACTCGACAGCAGGTCACTTACGAAAACCTGCGTGCTGACATCCTTTCCGGACGCCGAGAGCCGGGCCAGAAGCTCCCGTTCGCAGAGCTGTGCGAAAGCTACGGCGCCAGCGTCGGGATGATTCGTGAGGCCCTCACCCGACTGGTGGGTGAGGGTTTGGTGCAGTCGGTGCCCCAAGCGGGTTTCACCGTCACACCGTTGTCGCGCAGCGATCTGCTGTGGTTGACCGACGCCCGCTGTGAGATCGAAACCCTGACCCTGCGACGCGCCATCCGCGACGGCGACGTTGCATGGGAATCGGCGATTCTCGCGATCCATCATCAGCTCGACCGTTGTCCGATGCTTGATCCCGACGACCCTCAGCGGTTCAGCGAGCGCTGGGCGCAACTGCACGCCGAGTTCCACGAGACGTTGCTGGCCGGCTGCGCCAATCCTCGCCTCCGCCAGACGGCCTCCGAGATGCGAGCCGCCGCAGAGCTGTACCGACGCTGGTCGCTGCCACTCGGGCACTCGTCGGATCGCGACATCGCGCAGGAGCACCGAGACATCGTGGACGCGACCTTGAAGCGTGATACCGACGAAGCAGTCACCCTGCTGTGTCGGCACATCTCCCGCACGACCGAGGACCTACTTTCGACTGATCGCTCGATCGCCGACTGA
- a CDS encoding cupin domain-containing protein produces MNCEIARGTTVQAGPLATTFEITGEMVDNAYCVVRQTVKAGTLFWPHVHVNEDQVITVLSGELGVRVGDREWTASAGDTVYRPKGIPHAVWNSGTVDVVMLEITSPGNFDQYLVGMAEVTASGDAQARAALLERFQISPVPGWSEDLCARHGVTE; encoded by the coding sequence ATGAACTGTGAGATCGCCCGAGGAACGACTGTCCAGGCCGGTCCGCTGGCGACGACCTTCGAGATCACCGGAGAAATGGTGGACAACGCGTACTGCGTGGTCCGGCAGACCGTGAAGGCGGGCACGCTGTTCTGGCCGCATGTGCACGTCAACGAAGATCAGGTGATCACGGTGCTGAGCGGGGAACTCGGTGTGCGGGTGGGTGATCGAGAATGGACGGCGTCGGCAGGTGACACCGTGTACCGACCGAAGGGTATCCCGCATGCGGTCTGGAATTCCGGCACGGTCGATGTCGTCATGCTCGAAATCACCAGCCCGGGCAACTTCGACCAGTACCTCGTCGGAATGGCCGAGGTCACCGCTTCCGGCGACGCGCAAGCCCGTGCCGCACTTCTCGAACGGTTTCAGATCAGTCCGGTGCCGGGGTGGTCCGAAGACCTGTGCGCCAGGCACGGAGTCACCGAATGA
- a CDS encoding amidohydrolase family protein translates to MSRTPAAPRAYYEVTDDEAARLRERLTAETHHREVLLRGATVVSMDPATGDLSPGDVLISGEKIAAVGADLLGRAGPGTVVVDMAGMILMPGLIDNHRHCWQNAFRRLIADADLDTYVATTHGGMALHYRPEDMYIGVLATMLGAIDQGVTTVVDFSHNSRSREHSDAVFAGYAEAGIRAVHASAAPNAGEWEQQWPDDLARLRDSYCAGGSSLCTVRMGLDIRRVRPVRELLRTAREEGLGITFDGVLGAGAAPEIAELAREGLLGPDVTLIHCTDLPHEVWAMLADSGTQVTLATTSDQQIGIATGLPPIQTALDHGIRPSLSVDVEISLAADMFTQMRATLMTQRMGVAMHRYRAETGCPDMLTNRDVLEFATVQGAQGNGLGAVTGTLSPGRAADIVALRAEDITNMPLNNAVGTIVQGVDSSHVDTVFVGGRLRKWRRELVGADVDRIRRQLRASRDHIAAAAGWAVDVLNPQFNAKPKFDHLASFVDRQQHEMQEI, encoded by the coding sequence GTGAGCCGCACACCTGCCGCGCCACGCGCCTACTACGAGGTCACCGATGACGAGGCCGCGCGACTGCGAGAACGTCTCACCGCTGAGACGCACCACCGCGAGGTGCTCCTCCGTGGCGCGACGGTGGTGAGCATGGACCCCGCCACAGGTGACCTGAGTCCTGGCGACGTCCTGATCTCCGGCGAGAAGATCGCCGCGGTGGGCGCCGACCTCCTCGGTCGCGCGGGCCCGGGAACCGTCGTGGTGGACATGGCAGGCATGATCCTGATGCCCGGGCTCATCGACAATCACCGGCACTGCTGGCAGAACGCGTTCCGTCGCCTCATCGCCGACGCCGATCTCGACACCTACGTGGCCACCACCCACGGCGGGATGGCTCTGCACTACCGGCCCGAAGACATGTACATCGGCGTGCTCGCCACGATGCTCGGCGCGATCGATCAGGGGGTGACCACGGTTGTCGACTTCTCGCACAATTCGCGCAGCAGAGAACACTCCGATGCGGTGTTCGCCGGGTACGCAGAGGCCGGGATCCGAGCGGTTCACGCGTCGGCAGCGCCGAACGCCGGCGAGTGGGAGCAGCAGTGGCCCGACGATCTGGCACGTCTTCGCGACAGCTACTGCGCAGGCGGTTCATCGCTGTGCACCGTGCGGATGGGCCTGGACATCCGGCGGGTCCGGCCGGTCCGTGAACTGCTGAGGACCGCCCGCGAGGAAGGCCTGGGGATCACCTTCGACGGCGTTCTGGGAGCGGGTGCGGCCCCGGAGATCGCCGAACTGGCCCGCGAGGGACTGCTGGGGCCAGATGTCACGCTGATTCACTGCACCGACCTCCCCCACGAAGTGTGGGCGATGCTCGCCGACAGTGGCACCCAGGTCACGTTGGCAACCACCTCCGATCAGCAGATCGGGATCGCCACCGGACTTCCCCCGATCCAGACAGCGCTCGACCACGGCATTCGGCCGAGCTTGAGCGTCGACGTCGAAATATCCCTTGCCGCAGACATGTTCACCCAGATGCGAGCCACATTGATGACCCAGCGCATGGGGGTGGCGATGCACCGGTACCGCGCCGAAACCGGGTGCCCGGATATGTTGACCAATCGGGATGTGCTTGAGTTCGCCACCGTGCAGGGCGCACAGGGAAATGGTCTTGGCGCCGTCACCGGAACCCTGAGTCCGGGACGGGCCGCCGACATCGTGGCGCTGCGCGCCGAGGACATCACCAACATGCCGCTCAACAACGCCGTCGGCACCATCGTGCAAGGCGTGGACAGCAGCCACGTCGACACCGTGTTCGTCGGCGGCCGGCTCAGGAAGTGGCGGCGGGAGCTCGTCGGTGCCGACGTGGACCGCATCCGCCGTCAGCTCCGGGCGTCGCGCGACCACATCGCCGCTGCGGCGGGATGGGCGGTCGACGTACTGAACCCGCAATTCAACGCCAAGCCGAAGTTCGACCATCTCGCGTCCTTCGTCGATCGGCAACAGCACGAGATGCAGGAGATCTGA